The following are encoded together in the Onychostoma macrolepis isolate SWU-2019 chromosome 03, ASM1243209v1, whole genome shotgun sequence genome:
- the LOC131536286 gene encoding general transcription factor II-I repeat domain-containing protein 2B-like gives MVKEKVHEYDAVLSKLIQEFDSRFEDFRHNTADFELFAQPFTISVDAVRDDLQMELIELQCDSELKHKFTSLPLTDFYKCVPANRYPKMCKQAQVMLSLFGSTYL, from the coding sequence ATGGTGAAAGAGAAGGTCCATGAGTATGATGCTGTTCTCAGCAAACTTATCCAGGAGTTTGACAGTCGCTTTGAGGACTTCAGACACAACACTGCTGACTTTGAGTTGTTTGCTCAACCCTTCACCATCAGTGTGGATGCAGTCAGAGATGATCTTCAGATGGAACTAATTGAGCTTCAGTGTGATTCAGAACTGAAACACAAGTTCACATCCCTTCCTTTGACAGACTTCTACAAATGTGTCCCAGCAAACAGGTACCCAAAGATGTGTAAGCAGGCACAAGTGATGCTGTCTCTGTTTGGCAGTACCTACCTCTGA
- the LOC131536276 gene encoding zinc finger protein 501-like: MVFVKEESEEDMIKPEPCRIKHEEPEPCRIKHEEPEPRRIKHEQPEPEPEPEPETWRIKQEEQETWTIKHEEPEPCRIKHKEPETLRIKQEEQEELIEEKVENEESSEVEEKNNVKTGKKHLSCSQTKRKDLMNRGAKKSFICTQCGKSLTRKTSLEHHMRVHTGEKPYTCDQCGKSFTQSAHLKGHMNIHTREKLYTCDQCGKTFSRASNLRTHLKVHTKEKPYSCHLCGNSFLCLQNFKEHQKIHTAVRECMCFDCGRTFTSAECLKQHEMIHTGDKPYKCPHCDKRFSVSSHLKTHERIHTGAKPYKCPHCDKRFSVSSNLKRHERIHTGEKLYKCSHCDVRFIQSGDLKTHEMIHTGDKPYKCSHCDMRFNNSSHLKTHERIHTGAKPYKCPHCDKRFSVSSNLKRHERIHTGEKLYKCSHCNVRFIQSGDLKTHEMIHTGAKPYKCSHCDKRFSVSSNLKRHERIHTGE; encoded by the exons ATGGTGtttgttaaagaggagagtgaggaGGACATGATTAaaccagaaccctgcagaataaaacacgaggaaccagaaccctgtagaataaaacatgaggaaccagaaccccggagaataaaacacgagcaaccagaaccagaaccagaaccagaacccgaaacctggagaataaaacaggaggaacAAGAAACCTGGacaataaaacacgaggaaccagaaccctgcagaataaaACACAAGGAACCAGAAACGTTGagaataaaacaggaggaacaagaag agtTGATTGAAGAAAAAGTGGAGAATGAAGAATCGAGTGAAGTTGAGGAGAAAAACAATGTcaaaactggaaaaaaacatttgagtTGCTCTCAAACCAAACGGAAAGATTTAATGAACAGAGGAGCCAAGAAATCTTTCatctgcactcagtgtggaaagagtctGACACGCAAAACAAGTCTTGAGcatcacatgagagttcatactggagagaaaccgtacacttgtgatcagtgtgggaagagcttCACACAATCAGCACACCTTAAAGgccacatgaacatccacactagagagaaactgtacacatgtgatcaatgcggcAAAACATTTTCGAGGGCTTCAAATCTGAGAACACACCTGAAagttcatacaaaggagaagccatattcatgtcatttgtgtggtAACAGTTTTTTGTGTCTACAAAATTTTaaagaacatcagaaaatacataCTGCTGTGAGAGAGTGTATGTGCTTTGATTGTGGGAGGACTTTTACTTCAGCAGAGTGTTTAAAACAGCATGAgatgattcacactggagaTAAACCTTATAAGTGtccacactgtgacaagagattcagtgtgTCATcacatctgaaaacacatgagaggatccacactggagctAAACCTTATAAGTGtccacactgtgacaagagattcagtgtgtcatcaaatctgaaaagacacgagaggatccacactggagagaaactttataagtgttcacactgtgacgtGAGATTTATTCAGTCAGGAgacctgaaaacacatgagatgatccacactggagataaaccttataagtgttcaCATTGTGACATGAGATTCAATAATTCATcacatctgaaaacacatgagaggatccacactggagctAAACCTTATAAGTGtccacactgtgacaagagattcagtgtgtcatcaaatctgaaaagacacgagaggatccacactggagagaaactttataagtgttcacactgtaaCGTAAGATTTATTCAGTCAGGAgacctgaaaacacatgagatgatccacactggagctaaaccttataagtgttcacactgtgacaagagattcagtgtgtcatcaaatctgaaaagacatgagaggattcacactggagaataa
- the LOC131536283 gene encoding gastrula zinc finger protein XlCGF7.1-like, with product MVFVKEESEENMIKPEPCRIKHEEPEPEPETWRIKHEEPEPEPETCRIKHEEPETWRIKQEEQGESIKENKENEELREVEEKNHVKTGEKTLSCSQTEKKDLKKIGAKKSFTCTQCGKSLTSKYSLERHMRFHTGEKPYTCDQCGKSFSQSANLKKHIIIHTGEKLHACDQCGKTFLWASNLKTHLRVHTKEKPHSCHLCGKSFSRPENLKEHQKIHSAVREFMCFECEKAFTSAKCLKLHQRVHTGEKPYKCSHCDKRFSQSGSLKRHERIHTGEKPYHCTACGKSFNHSSGLHIHTKNYHCK from the exons ATGGTGtttgttaaagaggagagtgaggaGAACATGATTAaaccagaaccctgcagaataaaacacgaggaaccagaacctgaaccagaaacctggagaataaaacacgaggaaccagaacctgaaccagaaacctgcagaataaaacacgaggaaccagaaacctggagaataaaacaggaggaacaaggag agtcgattaaagaaaacaaggagAATGAAGAATTGAGAGAAGTTGAGGAGAAAAATCATGTCAAAACTGGAGAAAAAACTTTGAGTTGCTCTCAAACCGAAaagaaagatttaaagaaaataggagccaagaaatctttcacctgcactcagtgtggaaagagtttgacAAGCAAATATAGTCTTGAGCGTCACATGAGATTTCATACGGGAGAGAAACCGTacacttgtgatcagtgcgggaagagtttctcaCAATCAGCAAACCTTAAGAAACACATTAtcatccacactggagaaaaactgcacgcatgtgatcaatgcggaaaaacatttttgtgggctTCAAACCTGAAGACACACCTGAGagttcatacaaaggagaagccacattcatgtcatttgtgtggaaagagtttttcacgtCCAGAAAATTTGaaagaacatcagaaaatacattCTGCTGTGAGAGAGttcatgtgctttgagtgtgaaaaaGCTTTTACTTCAGCAAAGTGTTTAAAACTGCACCAGAGggtccacactggagagaaaccttataagtgttcacactgtgacaagagattcagtcagtcAGGAAGCCTGAAAAGACACGAGAGgatccacaccggagagaaaccgtatcactgcactgcatgtgggaagagtttcaatCATTCATCTGGTCTACACATTCATACAAAAAACTATCACTGTAAgtag
- the LOC131536281 gene encoding uncharacterized protein LOC131536281 encodes MTSLLLTHLCLYTCVLLQVDDIVSLWQSLLDYDKQRVTFAARHQDRLTTGRFRSPKKKAVFTPGVDSLKRCVLGSTGSPAQWPDCCRLVEAIFIRLCRIHQSPRRKGKGTLSRWSLILHDYRKIRQLILSNGAIMQDTTLQLVEVSQTTLVQWHNGRVRKQDQTLLLQGIDLPDAFGVAAEALPPASVRAVALPQVQGEQHIYNLPQSTAGQAKLKRRTSCSATEAVRPKQTTPRPTIPRPVGNLPLVPVVLPRPSPSPTVTLASQTTPTMTLIFVPQNPLPTTPATLHLNPQPSHVLPPPATVSQSQPTVPRPYHRKVESNTCRKCGQFRTAATGHSQYRGTIYCPATETLTKEQWLEKVKKK; translated from the coding sequence ATGACCAGTCTCCTTTTAACTCATCTATGCCTCTATACTTGTGTTCTTCTTCAGGTTGATGACATTGTGTCCCTGTGGCAGAGCCTGCTTGATTATGACAAGCAGCGGGTGACGTTTGCTGCCAGGCACCAGGACAGGCTGACCACAGGGAGGTTCAGGTCTCCAAAAAAGAAGGCTGTTTTTACTCCTGGGGTGGACAGCCTGAAACGATGTGTTTTGGGGTCTACAGGTTCACCTGCCCAATGGCCAGACTGCTGTCGTCTTGTGGAGGCCATTTTCATCAGGCTCTGTCGTATACATCAAAGTCCGAGGAGGAAGGGAAAGGGTACGCTGAGTCGCTGGTCTCTCATTTTACACGATTACCGCAAGATCCGGCAGTTGATCCTCTCTAACGGTGCCATCATGCAGGACACTACTCTCCAGCTGGTGGAGGTCAGTCAGACCACTCTGGTCCAGTGGCATAATGGCAGGGTTAGAAAGCAAGATCAGACCCTTCTGCTTCAGGGAATTGACCTACCTGACGCCTTTGGTGTTGCTGCTGAGGCTCTCCCACCTGCCAGTGTCCGTGCTGTTGCTCTACCCCAGGTCCAGGGAGAACAACATATCTACAACCTGCCACAGAGCACAGCTGGGCAAGCTAAGCTAAAAAGGCGCACCTCATGCAGTGCAACTGAGGCAGTAAGACCCAAGCAGACAACCCCGAGGCCAACAATTCCTCGGCCTGTTGGCAACCTGCCACTAGTTCCTGTCGTCCTTCCCAGACCCAGCCCCAGCCCAACTGTCACCCTTGCCTCCCAAACTACCCCTACCATGACATTGATTTTTGTCCCTCAAAACCCTCTTCCTACAACCCCAGCTACTTTGCATTTAAATCCCCAACCAAGTCACGTCCTCCCACCTCCTGCCACAGTCAGTCAGTCTCAACCCACTGTCCCTCGTCCGTACCACAGGAAGGTTGAGTCAAACACCTGCAGGAAGTGTGGGCAGTTTAGGACAGCAGCAACCGGGCACAGCCAATACAGAGGGACTATCTACTGCCCTGCCACAGAGACTCTTACAAAAGAACAGTGGCttgaaaaagtaaagaaaaaataa
- the LOC131534052 gene encoding uncharacterized protein LOC131534052 codes for MLRERTLGNSPTRLIKQLRENHGEEWLDRLAHYMQECAGFTNRPSLVPVVCQKPPEPLDVPTSKWLLSVYGRDIISRLDHIKASITSMFGTILKMDSTKQITKKLAGTARGTAQWVTSVGNERGQILISVLTAQEGGGLDAMVSGLINRYRQAAMAPPVLLYVDCGCCIEKGQSKLQTRFGGWPDLNIRLDIWHFMRRLAVGCTTDAHPLYPVFMSRLSACIFEWDPQDVALLRRAKREHLQEEGVPVITDKLVNQRITKKDLALYCRRRTRGVESTTRDIDRLLQELMGEKGRDLMGVPLLDTVRMEHIWRVQKRHVKCIQDPPGVFLYTETGTTTKGGIVLTKYRCARGSTSLESFHCHLNRFIPGTSANTLNFHTKTGPQHQSP; via the exons ATGCTTAGGGAGCGGACACTGGGCAATAGTCCCACCAGACTTATAAAACAGCTGAGGGAGAACCATGGTGAGGAGTGGCTTGACCGCTTGGCACACTATATGCAGGAGTGTGCTGGTTTTACCAACCGCCCTAGCCTCGTACCTGTTGTGTGTCAGAAGCCTCCAGAGCCCCTGGATGTCCCTACTAGCAAGTGGCTGCTGTCTGTCTACGGGAGGGACATTATCAGCCGCCTGGACCACATCAAGGCCAGCATAACCTCCATGTTTGGGACCATTTTAAAAATGGACTCAACAAAACAG ATCACAAAAAAGTTGGCAGGCACAGCCAGGGGAACAGCGCAGTGGGTGACCTCTGTTGGAAATGAGAGAGGCCAAATTCTCATAAGCGTCCTGACTGCTCAGGAAGGGGGAGGACTGGACGCCATGGTCTCTGGCCTGATTAACAGGTACCGCCAGGCGGCCATGGCTCCACCAGTGCTGCTGTATGTGGACTGTGGCTGTTGCATAGAGAAGGGGCAGAGCAAGCTACAGACCAGGTTTGGAGGATGGCCTGACCTCAATATCAGGCTAGACATCTGGCACTTCATGCGTCGGCTGGCAGTGGGCTGCACCACTGATGCTCATCCTCTCTACCCAGTCTTCATGTCACGTCTTTCGGCATGCATTTTTGAGTGGGACCCACAGGATGTTGCTTTGTTGCGCCGGGCAAAGAGAGAACACCTGCAGGAAGAAGGTGTGCCTGTCATCACCGATAAACTGGTGAACCAGCGCATTACAAAAAAAGATCTGGCTCTCTATTGCCGTCGGAGGACCCGTGGTGTGGAGTCCACAACCCGAGACATTGACAGGCTTCTGCAGGAGCTCATGGGGGAGAAGGGGAGAGATCTGATGGGCGTTCCTCTGCTGGACACAGTGAGGATGGAGCACATCTGGCGTGTTCAGAAAAGGCACGTTAAGTGCATCCAGGATCCGCCAGGTGTGTTTCTCTACACTGAGACAGGCACCACCACCAAGGGAGGGATAGTCCTTACAAAGTACAGGTGTGCTAGGGGCTCGACCTCCCTTGAGTCTTTCCACTGCCACCTGAACAGGTTCATTCCAG GAACCAGTGCTAACACACTGAATTTTCACACCAAGACAGGGCCACAGCATCAGTCACCATGA